A genomic window from Algoriphagus sp. Y33 includes:
- a CDS encoding M28 family peptidase translates to MILKPIFLLFSLGLSIASFAQKAPLQKITDPYFKLVRPEFQGDLAYETVAFVEQYWRIAGNTGFNNAVYRIAEKLEAAGYVLEGNATDSDLFIYRIETREMRQPTWEPVAALLKIAGSDETLLSSNTNRNMIYQYSSSTPPDGIGAEIVYIEHKDQLKEEFVKGKIIFSDVLSYRNMQSAVKENGALGVLTYDMPEYLQPEKNTTSIQFRGLRYDVDNPTWAIALSFEAKEKLKAGLAKGKVKVQVKVETKIYDSEELTVVAHVKGSELPLESLVFSAHIQEPGANDNATGVGTQLEMATITADLIRQGKLDLKRTLTFLWGDEIISTRRYIEEKEKRKADINWGISLDMVGENTDLTGGTFLIEKMPDPSAIWTRGEDKHSEWGGSPMTVEQMKPHYLNDFIITAFEAQGKYADWVVKTNPFEGGSDHTPFLQADIPGLLLWHFTDQFYHTDNDRLDKVSQKTMRNVGTAALVSAYTLLNADAKTVDQLVLLIAAKAQIRLLSEVQLSKKAIAEGGSKEEEQKILHTWTDYYEHTMDSIKDLVPADDEKTLRKIALAKAAIKAHVMDFNF, encoded by the coding sequence ATGATTCTCAAACCTATTTTCCTCCTCTTTTCACTAGGATTAAGCATAGCTTCCTTTGCCCAAAAAGCTCCTCTTCAAAAAATCACTGATCCATATTTCAAGTTGGTAAGACCCGAATTCCAAGGTGACTTAGCTTATGAAACGGTTGCTTTTGTGGAGCAATACTGGAGAATTGCCGGAAATACCGGGTTCAATAACGCCGTTTATCGGATTGCTGAAAAGCTAGAAGCAGCAGGGTATGTTTTGGAGGGAAATGCTACCGACTCCGATCTATTCATCTACCGGATAGAAACCAGGGAGATGAGGCAGCCCACTTGGGAGCCGGTTGCTGCTTTATTGAAAATAGCCGGTTCAGATGAAACTTTACTTTCATCAAATACCAACCGAAACATGATCTATCAATATTCCTCCTCCACTCCTCCTGATGGAATTGGCGCAGAAATAGTCTATATAGAGCATAAAGACCAGCTTAAAGAAGAATTCGTAAAAGGAAAAATCATTTTCTCTGATGTATTAAGCTATAGAAATATGCAATCAGCAGTGAAGGAAAATGGAGCATTGGGCGTGCTGACTTACGATATGCCTGAATACTTGCAACCTGAGAAAAACACTACTTCTATCCAATTCCGGGGCTTGAGGTATGACGTGGATAATCCTACTTGGGCAATTGCACTTTCTTTCGAAGCCAAAGAAAAACTGAAAGCCGGGCTGGCAAAAGGCAAAGTAAAAGTACAGGTGAAAGTAGAAACCAAGATCTATGACTCAGAGGAACTCACCGTAGTTGCCCACGTGAAAGGAAGCGAATTGCCACTGGAAAGTCTGGTGTTCTCCGCCCACATTCAAGAACCGGGGGCAAATGACAATGCTACCGGAGTAGGCACCCAACTGGAAATGGCTACAATCACAGCAGATTTGATCCGACAAGGAAAGCTTGATCTGAAGCGTACCTTGACCTTTCTCTGGGGAGATGAGATAATTTCCACCAGAAGATACATAGAGGAAAAGGAAAAGCGGAAAGCCGATATCAACTGGGGAATTTCCTTGGATATGGTAGGCGAAAATACAGACTTAACAGGTGGCACCTTTCTAATCGAAAAAATGCCTGATCCGAGTGCGATCTGGACTCGGGGAGAAGACAAGCACAGTGAATGGGGTGGTTCTCCCATGACAGTAGAACAAATGAAACCGCATTACCTAAACGATTTTATCATAACCGCTTTTGAAGCGCAGGGCAAATACGCTGATTGGGTGGTAAAAACCAATCCATTCGAAGGAGGATCTGATCATACGCCATTCCTTCAGGCGGATATTCCCGGACTGTTGCTTTGGCATTTTACTGATCAATTTTATCATACAGATAATGACAGGCTGGATAAAGTTTCCCAAAAAACCATGCGGAATGTAGGGACGGCGGCTTTGGTGAGCGCATACACCTTGCTGAATGCCGATGCCAAAACTGTTGATCAACTAGTACTTCTGATTGCAGCTAAAGCCCAGATACGATTGCTATCGGAGGTTCAGCTTAGCAAAAAAGCTATAGCTGAAGGTGGATCGAAGGAGGAAGAGCAAAAAATCCTTCATACCTGGACGGACTATTATGAACATACTATGGATTCTATCAAGGATTTGGTGCCAGCAGATGATGAAAAAACCTTGAGAAAAATAGCATTGGCAAAAGCAGCAATCAAAGCTCATGTGATGGATTTTAATTTTTAG
- a CDS encoding amino acid ABC transporter substrate-binding protein — MKKILLAVPVFFILSFSIAQIPTPDAYRKAQSELASKNYWEAIPLFKQFTDPKEYGNLANYAAFHLAEASLGANQPAQAVAALEPVVTANWAKSDQAKYLLAIAYFKNQQNIEALRLIKKIKDGSIMEMAFNATYENLEQVSASFMIANLSEFKDNRGYGEALKRVLEKQSVLSATERAAYYELQGKANERKNVVKDQVLDIVVILPFTNSSRTNLSGIAQNDFVFELYQGLKYGVEELKRKGTGVNMLTFDSKRDEAHLQALLADPAIASADIIIGPIYPDEADVVSNFAETARIPFVHPLSNLGDRFEELDYSYLFRPSVSSIANGIVDGLKKQNWGERVAIGYSGSARDEMLAKMLQDRLGREGFQLVEFEQINPRNTSEFLQGLGIRSGVENMSVDQIVLLSDDPAIAQPAFSLMESITASIPTLVMDSWLGFNFANYEMLEFPNFYFIGNNTLNFYDEPMQQFRNRFFDKYQSLPSMNTVLGAEMINWVASNMSDTKGFDLRRNLDQKAFQVGELTWGFNFQGTHSNQYVPLFTLEAGELKPLD, encoded by the coding sequence ATGAAAAAAATTCTTTTAGCAGTTCCGGTATTTTTCATCTTGAGTTTTTCCATTGCTCAAATTCCTACACCGGATGCTTATCGTAAGGCGCAGTCCGAACTTGCTTCCAAAAATTATTGGGAAGCCATCCCGCTATTCAAGCAATTTACTGATCCAAAGGAGTATGGTAACTTGGCCAACTACGCTGCATTCCATCTGGCAGAAGCATCACTTGGAGCCAACCAGCCTGCACAGGCAGTAGCCGCTTTGGAACCCGTAGTCACAGCTAACTGGGCGAAATCTGATCAGGCTAAATACCTTTTGGCTATAGCATATTTTAAAAACCAACAAAACATCGAAGCACTTCGGCTTATCAAAAAAATTAAGGATGGCTCCATTATGGAGATGGCTTTTAATGCTACATACGAAAACTTAGAGCAGGTGAGTGCAAGTTTTATGATAGCCAATCTTTCTGAGTTTAAAGACAATCGCGGCTATGGAGAGGCACTTAAGCGTGTTTTGGAAAAGCAAAGCGTACTTTCAGCCACCGAGCGGGCAGCTTACTATGAGCTTCAGGGAAAAGCGAATGAAAGAAAAAATGTAGTGAAAGATCAGGTGCTGGATATCGTGGTGATTTTGCCGTTTACTAATTCATCCCGCACAAATTTGTCCGGCATTGCCCAGAATGATTTTGTCTTCGAATTGTATCAGGGCTTGAAATATGGAGTTGAGGAATTGAAGCGAAAAGGGACTGGGGTCAATATGTTGACTTTTGATTCAAAGAGAGATGAGGCACATTTGCAGGCCTTATTGGCAGATCCTGCTATTGCTTCTGCGGATATTATTATTGGACCGATATACCCTGATGAAGCAGATGTGGTGAGCAATTTTGCGGAAACGGCTAGAATACCATTTGTTCATCCACTTTCTAACTTAGGCGATAGATTCGAAGAGTTGGATTATAGCTACCTCTTCAGGCCTTCGGTAAGTTCTATTGCAAATGGAATTGTGGATGGGTTGAAAAAACAAAATTGGGGAGAAAGAGTAGCGATAGGATACAGTGGCAGTGCCCGTGATGAGATGTTGGCCAAAATGCTGCAAGATAGGCTGGGAAGAGAAGGGTTTCAGTTGGTGGAATTTGAGCAGATTAACCCTAGGAATACCAGTGAGTTCTTACAGGGATTGGGGATTCGCAGTGGAGTGGAAAACATGTCTGTAGATCAGATTGTGTTGCTTTCTGACGATCCTGCTATCGCCCAGCCTGCATTTTCATTGATGGAATCCATCACAGCTTCCATTCCTACTCTTGTTATGGATTCTTGGTTAGGCTTTAATTTTGCCAATTATGAAATGTTGGAGTTTCCTAATTTCTACTTTATAGGGAATAACACCTTGAATTTCTATGATGAACCTATGCAGCAGTTCAGGAACAGATTTTTTGACAAATACCAGAGTCTTCCAAGTATGAACACCGTTTTGGGAGCAGAAATGATAAACTGGGTGGCTTCCAATATGTCAGATACAAAAGGCTTTGATTTGAGGAGGAACTTGGATCAGAAAGCATTTCAAGTGGGGGAATTGACTTGGGGTTTTAACTTTCAAGGCACCCATAGTAATCAATATGTACCGCTGTTTACATTAGAAGCAGGGGAACTGAAACCTTTAGATTAA
- a CDS encoding FMN-binding negative transcriptional regulator, giving the protein MYIHPLNRWKDDAELGTFIQKNAFATLVTQIDNSPWATHLPLVLDENKNGNTVLSGHIAKANPQWRNLQENKEVLVIFQGPHAYISSSWYNHENVPTWNYMAVHVYGKIRLIEGEELLDHLKKLVNSYEDGRPNRIRVETMNENYVAKQLKALVGFEIVITEVHGSKKLSQNRDDVNHQNIVKNLQESNFHQDRELAEEMRKERSDSSTT; this is encoded by the coding sequence ATGTATATACACCCACTGAATCGCTGGAAAGACGATGCTGAGCTAGGTACTTTTATTCAAAAAAATGCTTTTGCAACACTGGTTACTCAAATTGACAACAGTCCATGGGCTACTCATTTGCCGCTTGTTCTGGATGAAAATAAGAATGGCAATACGGTCCTTTCCGGTCATATCGCAAAGGCAAATCCCCAATGGAGAAATCTCCAGGAGAATAAGGAAGTACTGGTTATTTTCCAAGGACCTCATGCCTACATTTCATCATCTTGGTACAATCATGAAAATGTACCTACTTGGAATTATATGGCTGTCCATGTTTACGGAAAAATTAGACTTATCGAAGGAGAAGAACTTCTAGATCACCTGAAAAAATTGGTAAATAGCTATGAAGATGGGCGCCCAAACCGCATTCGTGTGGAGACTATGAACGAAAACTATGTCGCAAAGCAGCTCAAAGCTTTAGTTGGCTTTGAAATAGTGATAACCGAAGTTCACGGCAGCAAAAAGCTATCGCAGAATAGAGACGATGTCAACCATCAAAACATCGTGAAAAATCTACAAGAAAGCAATTTTCACCAAGATAGAGAACTGGCCGAAGAAATGAGAAAAGAAAGATCCGATTCATCAACAACCTAA
- the hemL gene encoding glutamate-1-semialdehyde 2,1-aminomutase, giving the protein MNISKSKELFAKAQNFIPGGVNSPVRAFRAVGGEPLFIKKADGAYLYDEDGNKFIELINSWGPMLLGHNNPMIREAVMEAMNDGTSFGAPTAREVEIAELIVSMVPSVEKVRMVNSGTEATMSAIRVARGYTGRDKFIKMEGHYHGHGDSFLIAAGSGAMTMGDPDSPGVTKGTAKDTLIAPYNNLEAIETLIAANPGEVAALILEPIPGNMGLCLPKEGYLEGLRDICTREGIVLIFDEVMTGFRLAKGGAQEVFGVTPDMTTLGKIIGGGMPVGAYGGKREIMEFVSPEGPVYQAGTLSGNPIAMAAGLAMLRYLNDHPEVYKELNHIGASLTDGIKSINQELGLDYTVNSMGSMYSLFFTDSSVFDFESAKTSDTGLFGKYFQAMLKRGVYLAPSQFESLFLSTALNDEVIDQILVAHKEAMVEVTGL; this is encoded by the coding sequence ATGAATATTTCTAAGAGTAAAGAGCTTTTTGCAAAAGCCCAAAATTTCATACCAGGTGGAGTGAATTCACCGGTTCGTGCCTTTAGAGCAGTCGGCGGGGAGCCCCTTTTTATCAAAAAAGCGGATGGGGCTTATTTGTATGATGAAGATGGGAATAAATTCATCGAGCTGATCAATAGCTGGGGGCCAATGCTTTTGGGACACAATAACCCCATGATCCGTGAAGCTGTAATGGAAGCTATGAATGATGGGACGTCTTTTGGAGCACCTACCGCCAGAGAAGTTGAGATTGCTGAACTGATCGTAAGCATGGTTCCTTCGGTAGAAAAAGTCAGAATGGTGAATTCCGGAACTGAGGCTACAATGTCTGCTATTCGAGTAGCCAGGGGATATACCGGCCGTGATAAGTTTATCAAAATGGAAGGTCATTACCATGGACATGGTGATTCCTTTCTAATTGCTGCCGGGTCGGGTGCGATGACTATGGGTGATCCTGATTCTCCGGGAGTGACCAAAGGAACGGCAAAAGATACCTTGATTGCCCCATATAATAACTTGGAGGCTATCGAGACACTGATAGCTGCTAATCCGGGTGAAGTAGCTGCGTTGATTCTGGAGCCTATTCCGGGGAATATGGGACTCTGCCTTCCGAAAGAAGGATATCTAGAAGGATTACGGGATATTTGTACGAGAGAGGGAATCGTATTGATCTTCGATGAGGTGATGACCGGTTTTCGTCTGGCAAAGGGCGGTGCGCAGGAAGTTTTCGGAGTAACTCCTGATATGACCACATTAGGCAAAATCATTGGTGGAGGAATGCCGGTAGGTGCTTATGGAGGGAAGAGAGAAATTATGGAGTTCGTTTCTCCTGAAGGCCCCGTATATCAGGCAGGCACGCTTTCGGGTAATCCAATTGCCATGGCTGCGGGATTAGCGATGTTGAGATATTTGAACGATCATCCGGAAGTTTATAAAGAATTGAATCACATCGGTGCATCATTGACAGATGGAATAAAAAGTATCAATCAGGAATTGGGGTTGGACTATACAGTCAATAGCATGGGGAGCATGTATTCTTTGTTTTTTACTGATAGTTCGGTGTTTGACTTTGAAAGTGCAAAGACTTCTGATACTGGTTTATTTGGGAAATATTTTCAGGCCATGCTAAAGCGGGGAGTTTATTTGGCACCAAGCCAGTTTGAAAGTTTGTTCTTGTCCACAGCTCTGAATGATGAGGTAATCGATCAGATCCTAGTTGCTCATAAGGAAGCGATGGTAGAGGTAACGGGGTTATAA
- a CDS encoding SDR family NAD(P)-dependent oxidoreductase: MDINFFGAVKTLHACLKNLKKSKHASVVLYSTVAVQTGMGFHAGIASAKGAVEGLVRSLAAEWASNSIRVNAVAPSLTDTPLAKQLVSTDEKRAVSDKRHPLGRIGMPKDIAEATCFLLSDKSSWITGQILHVDGGMSSLK; the protein is encoded by the coding sequence ATGGATATTAACTTTTTTGGAGCGGTCAAAACGCTTCATGCTTGTCTGAAAAATCTTAAAAAATCCAAGCATGCATCGGTGGTATTATACAGCACTGTTGCGGTGCAGACTGGCATGGGGTTTCATGCGGGTATTGCTTCGGCAAAGGGTGCCGTGGAAGGCTTGGTGCGATCCCTTGCAGCAGAGTGGGCATCCAACAGTATCAGGGTAAATGCCGTTGCCCCTTCCTTGACGGATACACCGTTGGCAAAACAGCTCGTAAGCACGGATGAAAAACGGGCAGTTTCTGACAAGAGACATCCCTTGGGGCGGATAGGAATGCCGAAGGATATTGCTGAAGCTACCTGTTTTCTGCTAAGTGATAAATCCTCCTGGATCACGGGTCAGATACTCCATGTGGATGGTGGAATGTCGTCTTTGAAATAG
- a CDS encoding phosphotriesterase, which translates to MKRFLLIGLIPLVFSFSCSTPGSKPSFINTVTGSISVDSMGITLIHEHMLVDFIGADSVSPERYDQDEVIAKVLPYLLEVKQFGVKTIFDCTPSYLAKDVVLLKKLSELSGIKLVTNSGFYGAVDNKYLPAFAFAESVEELANRWIEEFENGIGETGIKPGFIKISVNEEIPLLEIDAKLVKAAGLTHQKTGLQIASHTGTWATASQEVAILQEMKISPSAFIWVHAQAEQDFQNYLTAANLGVWISLDGIGWSVDEYIDRLLFAKENKFLDQVLISHDAGWYDPEKSAGGDFVPFTNIFQKLMPALKERGFTASDWKMLLEQNPKSAFGK; encoded by the coding sequence ATGAAGCGTTTTCTACTCATCGGGTTAATCCCCCTAGTCTTTTCTTTTTCCTGCTCAACACCCGGATCCAAGCCTTCTTTCATCAACACCGTCACAGGCTCGATCTCCGTTGATTCTATGGGAATCACTTTGATTCATGAGCATATGCTGGTGGATTTTATCGGAGCCGATTCCGTTTCTCCTGAGCGGTATGACCAAGACGAAGTAATTGCTAAAGTTTTGCCGTATTTGCTGGAAGTAAAGCAATTTGGAGTGAAGACGATCTTTGACTGTACACCTTCCTATTTGGCAAAGGATGTGGTGTTGCTGAAAAAGCTAAGCGAGCTCTCAGGAATCAAATTAGTCACAAACTCCGGATTCTATGGAGCTGTAGATAATAAGTATTTGCCGGCGTTTGCTTTTGCTGAAAGTGTTGAAGAACTGGCGAACCGATGGATTGAGGAATTTGAAAACGGAATAGGGGAGACAGGAATCAAACCGGGATTTATTAAGATCTCTGTAAACGAGGAAATTCCTCTTCTGGAAATCGATGCAAAACTGGTCAAGGCAGCAGGGCTCACGCATCAGAAGACCGGACTGCAAATAGCTTCCCATACGGGGACTTGGGCTACTGCAAGTCAGGAAGTAGCTATTTTGCAGGAAATGAAAATTTCCCCTTCAGCATTTATTTGGGTTCACGCACAAGCCGAGCAGGATTTTCAGAATTATCTCACTGCTGCAAACTTGGGCGTGTGGATCAGTCTGGATGGAATAGGATGGAGCGTGGATGAGTACATCGATCGCTTACTTTTTGCCAAGGAAAATAAATTTTTGGATCAAGTGCTGATTTCCCATGATGCCGGATGGTATGATCCTGAAAAGTCAGCGGGTGGTGATTTTGTGCCCTTCACCAATATTTTCCAAAAACTGATGCCCGCATTGAAGGAAAGGGGATTTACAGCATCAGATTGGAAGATGCTGTTGGAACAAAACCCGAAAAGTGCTTTTGGAAAGTGA
- a CDS encoding head GIN domain-containing protein, whose protein sequence is MKISSKIIAFAVSALMLASCVHAQQSETRTPGHFTKVHSGGSWEVIMTEGNKEEIKIEARGVALDKVKTEINGDVLSVGLVKGNYNNVKLKFYITYKELEGVKCSGSGTIEVTSPVKSEVFYAGLSGSGDVLMDKLEARELSVSISGSADLKIKGGKVDQAEIKQSGSGDFHGENLTIAELEVSKSGSGNTHVGDLGKVSVKASGSGDVIYSGSPTIGEIKTSGSSSLRKR, encoded by the coding sequence ATGAAAATCTCTTCAAAAATTATTGCTTTTGCTGTCTCTGCATTGATGCTGGCATCTTGCGTCCATGCGCAACAATCAGAAACTCGAACTCCTGGACATTTTACCAAAGTACATTCCGGTGGTAGCTGGGAAGTGATTATGACTGAGGGCAATAAGGAGGAAATTAAAATCGAAGCCAGAGGAGTGGCTCTGGATAAAGTCAAAACTGAAATTAACGGAGATGTCTTGAGTGTGGGCTTGGTGAAGGGGAATTACAACAATGTCAAATTGAAATTCTACATCACCTACAAAGAATTGGAAGGAGTAAAGTGCTCAGGTTCCGGAACGATTGAAGTGACTTCCCCCGTAAAATCTGAAGTGTTTTACGCAGGTCTATCCGGATCAGGAGATGTATTAATGGACAAGCTTGAAGCCCGTGAGCTTTCGGTATCTATCTCAGGATCTGCCGATCTTAAAATCAAAGGAGGGAAAGTAGATCAGGCTGAAATCAAACAATCGGGTTCCGGAGATTTCCATGGGGAAAATTTGACAATCGCCGAATTGGAGGTAAGCAAGTCAGGCTCTGGAAATACGCACGTAGGAGACTTGGGAAAAGTATCGGTGAAAGCTTCAGGATCAGGAGATGTGATTTATTCCGGTTCTCCCACTATTGGAGAAATTAAAACATCAGGATCAAGCAGTTTAAGAAAAAGATAG
- a CDS encoding PRC-barrel domain-containing protein — MNTQYNFPISSSTTANCVVKTIKDESVGTIKDIMLDTETGEVAYVVLSIDTGFLNLGSKLLALPWEAFDFHGHQRDIIIVNVEKEKLENAPGFDDDAWPVGPQHRFINEVHTYYGFDRRRALIE, encoded by the coding sequence ATGAATACCCAATATAATTTCCCCATTAGTAGTTCAACCACAGCAAATTGCGTGGTTAAGACAATAAAAGATGAATCAGTAGGAACTATAAAGGACATCATGCTAGACACCGAAACAGGAGAAGTAGCCTATGTTGTTCTTTCGATTGACACAGGATTTCTAAATCTGGGCAGTAAACTTCTAGCTCTACCTTGGGAGGCATTTGATTTTCACGGTCACCAACGTGATATAATCATCGTAAATGTCGAAAAGGAAAAGCTGGAAAATGCTCCCGGATTTGATGATGATGCCTGGCCGGTAGGTCCTCAGCATAGATTCATCAATGAAGTACATACTTATTATGGATTTGACAGAAGAAGAGCGTTGATTGAATAG
- a CDS encoding Spx/MgsR family RNA polymerase-binding regulatory protein yields MSIKIYGIKNCNTMKKTFDFLAEKGVEYDFIDYKREKPDAVLLEGFLKKTDLASLVNKKGTTFRKMTDEQKSALENEETAIPVLEENSSMIKRPVIVYKDGSVTLGFDPEEIEGHLK; encoded by the coding sequence ATGTCTATCAAAATTTACGGAATCAAAAATTGCAACACGATGAAGAAAACCTTCGATTTCCTAGCGGAAAAGGGAGTGGAGTATGACTTTATTGATTATAAAAGAGAAAAGCCCGATGCAGTACTTTTAGAAGGGTTTTTGAAGAAAACTGATCTTGCTTCTCTAGTGAATAAGAAAGGAACGACTTTTCGAAAAATGACGGATGAACAGAAATCAGCACTTGAAAATGAGGAGACAGCGATTCCGGTTTTGGAAGAAAACTCAAGTATGATCAAGCGACCGGTGATCGTTTACAAAGACGGAAGTGTTACTTTGGGGTTTGATCCTGAGGAAATCGAAGGACATTTGAAGTAG
- the guaA gene encoding glutamine-hydrolyzing GMP synthase, translated as MAEQILILDFGSQYTQLIARRVRELNVYCEIHPYNKVPEITSDIKGVILSGSPCSVRDEGSPDLDLDALRGKLPILGVCYGSQLLAQKYGGEVLPSEIREYGRANLNHIDNHYDLLKEMSHGSQVWMSHGDTIKNLPENFEVIAGTDSVRVAAFKIQDEETYGIQFHPEVTHSTEGKNLLRNFVVGICGCAQDWTSDVFIDASISDLKAKIGTDKVVMGLSGGVDSSVAATLIHRAIGDQLICVFVDNGLLRKNEFEEVLESYKHMGLNVIGVDAKQKFYDALAGITDPEAKRKAIGNAFIEVFDEESNKLEGVKWLGQGTIYPDVIESISVKGPSATIKSHHNVGGLPDFMKLSVVEPLNTLFKDEVREVGRALEIVETIIGRHPFPGPGLGIRILGDVTAEKVKTLQEVDHIFIKGLKDHGLYDDVWQAGAMLLPIQSVGVMGDERTYEKVVALRAVGSVDGMTADWIHLPYEFLGKISNDIINKVKGVNRVVYDISSKPPATIEWE; from the coding sequence ATGGCAGAACAAATCTTGATCCTCGATTTCGGTTCTCAGTACACTCAACTCATCGCCCGAAGAGTTAGAGAACTGAATGTTTATTGCGAAATCCACCCCTATAATAAAGTTCCGGAGATCACTTCTGATATCAAAGGAGTGATACTTTCAGGTTCCCCATGCTCTGTGCGGGATGAAGGTTCACCTGATTTGGACTTAGATGCTTTAAGAGGTAAGCTCCCAATTTTAGGTGTATGTTACGGTTCACAGTTATTGGCTCAAAAATACGGTGGAGAAGTGCTTCCCTCTGAGATTAGAGAGTATGGCCGCGCCAACCTGAATCATATTGACAATCACTATGATTTGTTGAAAGAAATGAGTCATGGTTCCCAAGTGTGGATGTCCCACGGAGACACGATAAAGAATCTGCCGGAAAATTTCGAAGTGATAGCCGGCACTGACTCAGTTCGTGTGGCTGCGTTCAAAATTCAGGATGAAGAAACCTACGGTATTCAATTCCACCCTGAAGTAACTCACTCTACAGAAGGTAAGAATTTGCTTAGAAACTTTGTAGTTGGAATCTGCGGCTGTGCCCAAGATTGGACTTCAGATGTGTTTATTGATGCGAGCATATCCGATTTAAAAGCTAAAATAGGAACAGATAAAGTAGTAATGGGGCTGTCGGGAGGAGTGGATTCTTCTGTAGCCGCTACGTTGATTCACCGTGCGATTGGTGATCAGCTGATCTGCGTATTTGTGGATAATGGCTTGCTCCGCAAAAATGAATTCGAAGAAGTTCTGGAATCCTACAAGCACATGGGGTTGAATGTGATCGGTGTAGATGCCAAGCAGAAATTTTATGATGCGCTTGCCGGTATCACTGATCCTGAAGCGAAGAGAAAGGCTATTGGAAATGCATTCATTGAGGTTTTCGATGAAGAGTCTAATAAACTGGAAGGCGTAAAGTGGCTTGGACAAGGAACCATCTATCCTGATGTGATCGAGTCGATCTCTGTAAAAGGCCCTTCTGCTACAATCAAATCACATCATAATGTGGGAGGCTTGCCGGATTTTATGAAGCTTTCTGTAGTGGAACCTTTGAATACATTGTTTAAAGATGAAGTTCGCGAAGTGGGACGTGCACTGGAGATAGTCGAAACAATTATTGGCAGGCATCCATTCCCGGGACCGGGGCTTGGAATCCGTATTTTGGGAGATGTTACTGCTGAAAAGGTGAAAACACTTCAGGAGGTAGATCATATTTTTATCAAAGGCTTAAAAGATCACGGTCTTTACGATGACGTTTGGCAAGCAGGAGCAATGTTGCTGCCTATCCAATCCGTAGGCGTAATGGGCGATGAGCGTACCTATGAAAAAGTGGTTGCTCTAAGAGCTGTCGGCTCTGTGGATGGCATGACTGCTGACTGGATCCATCTTCCATATGAATTCTTGGGCAAGATCTCCAATGATATCATCAACAAAGTGAAAGGTGTGAACCGCGTGGTTTATGATATCTCTTCCAAGCCACCTGCTACGATAGAGTGGGAATAG